Proteins from a genomic interval of Zingiber officinale cultivar Zhangliang chromosome 2A, Zo_v1.1, whole genome shotgun sequence:
- the LOC122041303 gene encoding BTB/POZ domain-containing protein At1g67900-like translates to MKFMKLGNRPDSFFTTEAIRSVSSEVSTDLKIQVQKSLYHLHRFPLLSKCLRLQQLCSELSAGEVAVVRLSEFPGGVEAFEVCAKFCYGITVTLSAFNIVPVWCGAHYLGMSEDADRGNLLGKLDVFFRSCILRRWKDTLVALQSTRQHAPALCEELGVTGRCVDAVATAVIANPLTTRWANDLSELCVDHYWRVMVSVKSAGIVPAKLVGEALRLYAHRWLPIDDDGGRDATAKQKQVMEKITSLLPPEKGSVSCSFLLELLKAANFLQAPAPLKLELARRAGLQLEEATVDDLLIPSNSGDTLYDVDLLMSILDEFLLQGQSPTTTPPREKLKCERRRSRSAEKADFEGRRSSSSASHSSKLRVAKLIDGYLQEIAKDKNLTMEKLIAVAEAVPDFARVDHHDLYRVVDIFLRSHPELDKNARKQLCRMLDCKKLSVEACMEAAQNELLPLRVVVQVLFFEQSRAAMSGCQVAELPGNIKALLAKTAEDEDDEAVKKLHHIGTDTPLEEHWRISRLKCPTAKFETLKMKLAEEEEDDNEIALLRSASSRLRALCSLPKKPKRIISKFLAMNRRASQRQ, encoded by the exons ATGAAGTTTATGAAGCTTGGGAACAGACCTGATTCCTTCTTCACCACTGAAGCAATCAG GTCTGTTTCATCTGAGGTCTCCACTGACCTCAAAATCCAGGTGCAGAAGAGCTTGTATCACCTGCACAGG TTTCCCCTTCTGTCGAAGTGTCTCAGGCTGCAGCAGCTTTGCTCGGAGCTCAGCGCCGGCGAGGTCGCCGTCGTACGTCTGTCGGAGTTCCCTGGAGGGGTCGAGGCGTTCGAGGTCTGCGCCAAGTTCTGCTACGGCATCACCGTCACCCTCAGCGCGTTCAACATCGTCCCCGTGTGGTGCGGCGCTCACTACCTGGGGATGAGCGAGGACGCCGACCGCGGCAACCTCCTCGGAAAGCTCGACGTCTTCTTCCGCTCCTGCATCCTCCGCCGGTGGAAGGACACGCTGGTGGCGCTGCAGAGCACGCGGCAGCACGCGCCTGCCCTCTGCGAGGAGCTCGGCGTCACCGGCCGCTGCGTCGACGCCGTCGCCACCGCCGTCATCGCCAATCCCCTCACCACCAGGTGGGCCAACGACCTCAGCGAACTCTGTGTCGACCACTACTGGCGAGTCATGGTCTCCGTCAAGTCCGCTGGGATCGTCCCCGCCAAGCTCGTCGGCGAGGCGCTGCGTCTCTACGCGCACCGGTGGCTCCCGATCGACGACGACGGCGGCCGAGACGCCACCGCGAAGCAGAAGCAGGTGATGGAGAAGATAACGAGCTTGCTGCCGCCGGAAAAAGGCTCCGTTTCCTGCAGTTTCTTGCTCGAGCTTCTCAAAGCCGCAAACTTTCTCCAAGCTCCCGCTCCATTGAAGCTTGAATTGGCCAGAAGAGCCGGACTGCAATTGGAAGAAGCAACCGTCGACGATCTCTTGATCCCATCAAACTCCGGCGACACATTATACGATGTGGATTTATTAATGTCCATACTGGACGAGTTCTTGCTTCAGGGCCAGAGCCCCACAACCACTCCTCCGAGAGAGAAGCTCAAGTGCGAGAGGCGGCGGTCGCGATCGGCCGAGAAGGCCGACTTCGAAGGCCGGCGATCCTCCTCCTCGGCCTCGCACAGCTCCAAGCTGCGAGTAGCCAAGCTCATCGATGGCTACCTCCAAGAAATCGCCAAAGACAAGAACTTGACCATGGAGAAGCTAATTGCTGTTGCTGAAGCTGTTCCAGATTTCGCCAGGGTCGATCACCATGATCTCTACAGAGTCGTCGACATCTTCCTCAGG TCCCACCCTGAGCTCGACAAGAATGCAAGGAAGCAACTGTGCAGAATGTTGGATTGCAAGAAGCTCTCCGTCGAGGCCTGCATGGAGGCAGCACAGAATGAGCTGCTTCCTCTGAGGGTGGTGGTGCAGGTCTTGTTCTTCGAGCAATCTCGGGCGGCCATGTCAGGTTGCCAGGTCGCTGAGTTGCCTGGCAACATCAAGGCCCTGCTGGCTAAGACCGCCGAAGACGAAGACGACGAAGCAGTAAAAAAGCTTCACCACATTGGCACTGATACTCCAttggaagaacattggagaatcTCCCGGTTGAAATGTCCAACCGCCAAATTCGAAACTCTCAAGATGAAGCTcgccgaggaggaggaggacgacaATGAGATCGCTCTCTTGAGGAGTGCTTCTTCGCGACTCCGAGCCCTGTGCTCACTTCCAAAGAAACCTAAAAGAATCATCAGTAAATTCTTAGCTATGAACAGACGTGCAAGTCAGAGGCAATGA